In Leptodactylus fuscus isolate aLepFus1 chromosome 2, aLepFus1.hap2, whole genome shotgun sequence, one genomic interval encodes:
- the ALG8 gene encoding dolichyl pyrophosphate Glc1Man9GlcNAc2 alpha-1,3-glucosyltransferase yields MLKVENLNYASQNTVLFQRFSVILTDVLFIYATRQCCQCINGKKDRRDLLERPSFILAVLLLWNFGLLIVDHIHFQYNGFLSGIMLLSIARMFQRRHLESALFFAVLLNFKHIYLYVAPAYGIYLLRSYCFTANNPDGSVRWRSFSFLRFLALAIIVVFVFAVSFGPYIYLDQIPQVLSRLFPFKRGLCHAYWAPNFWALYNAADKALSVIGVKMQLLDPASVQTGSMTGGLVQEFEHSVLPSITPMVTLIFTVISILPSVLCLWFRPQGPHGFLRCLILCALGSFMFGWHVHEKAILLAILPLSLLAVNSAKDAGTYLILTTAGHFSLFPLLFTLQELPIKILLMAFFTVFSFSSLKALFRREGKLLSCTETLYVCGLIPLELLCEIIYPLTSWQQRLPFIPLLLISVYCALGIAYSWIRLYISTFTGPAATGKKRQ; encoded by the exons ATGCTGAAAGTAGAGAATCTGAACTACGCCAGCCAGAACACCGTCCTGTTCCAGAGGTTCTCCGTCATCCTCACCGATGTCCTCTTCATCTACGCCACCAGACA GTGCTGCCAGTGCATCAATGGGAAGAAAGATCGGAGGGATTTACTGGAGAGGCCGTCGTTCATCCTCGCCGTCCTCCTTCTCTGGAACTTCGGGCTCCTGATTGTAGATC ATATCCACTTCCAGTATAATGGCTTCCTGTCGGGGATCATGCTTCTGTCCATCGCTCGCATGTTTCAG CGGAGACACCTGGAGAGCGCCCTCTTCTTCGCCGTCCTCCTGAACTTCAAACACATCTACCTGTACGTCGCCCCGGCGTATGGCATCTACCTATTGCGGTCTTATTGCTTCACAGCGAATAATCCAG ATGGATCTGTCCGCTGGAGAAGTTTCAGTTTCCTGCGTTTCCTCGCTTTGGCCATCATAGTTGTGTTCGTTTTTGCGGTTTCCTTTGGACCCTATATATACTTG GATCAGATTCCGCAGGTCCTTTCCCGGCTTTTcccctttaagagaggcctctgcCACGCGTACTGGGCTCCCAACTTCTGGGCCTTGTACAACGCCGCCGACAAAGCCCTGTCCGTTATCG GTGTTAAGATGCAGCTGCTGGATCCGGCTTCGGTTCAGACGGGGTCCATGACGGGGGGTTTAGTCCAGGAGTTTGAGCACAGCGTCCTGCCGTCTATCACACCGATGGTGACTTTAATCTTCACGGTCATATCCATACTG CCATCGGTTTTGTGTTTGTGGTTTAGACCCCAGGGTCCTCACGGTTTCTTGCGTTGCCTGATCCTCTGCGCCCTCGGCTCCTTCATGTTTGGCTGGCATGTACATGAGAAGGCGATCCTCCTGGCTATTCTACCTTTAAG CTTACTGGCGGTCAACAGTGCAAAGGATGCTGGGACGTATCTGATTCTGACTACTGCGGGGCACTTCTCATTGTTTCCTCTGCTCTTCACCCTACAAG AGCTGCCCATTAAGATCCTGCTGATGGCGTTCTTCACCGTATTCAGCTTCAGCTCCTTGAAGGCTCTGTTCAG GAGAGAAGGGAAGCTCCTGAGCTGTACGGAGACGCTGTACGTCTGTGGCCTCATCCCCCTGGAATTACTATGTGAGATCATTTACCCGCTGACTTCCTGGCAGCAGCGCCTGCCCTTCATCCCCCTACTGCTGATCTCTGTGTACTGCGCCCTGGGCATTGCCTACTCCTGGATCAGACTTTATATTTCCACTTTCACGGGACCAGCAGCGACTGGCAAGAAACGCCAGTGA
- the NDUFC2 gene encoding NADH dehydrogenase [ubiquinone] 1 subunit C2, whose protein sequence is MGWIPDEARVLPPPSLVNRGSLYFGFLGYMSAIVHNAINQYPVLRAGVHRQILFTTIGVFIGYHLTKYENYKYAKRDRELFDYIRRHPEILPHKEPRTMAEVYEKFIPVR, encoded by the exons ATGGGCTGGATTCCGGACGAGGCTCGGGTGTTACCGCCGCCCTCCCTGGTGAACCGGGGCTCCTTGTACTTCGGCTTCCTGGGCTATATGTCCGCCATCGTGCACAACGCCATCAACCAGTACCCGGTGCTGCGGGCGG GTGTTCACCGCCAGATCCTCTTTACCACCATTGGGGTATTTATTGGGTATCATCTGACTAAATATGAGAATTACAAGTACGCCAAGCGGGACCGTGAGCTGTTCGACTACATCAGACGTCACCCAGAGATCCTGCCACACAAGG AACCGAGAACCATGGCGGAAGTCTACGAGAAATTCATTCCTGTTCGCTAA